The genomic region ATCTAAAGACCTAGTACTGGTTGGAGGACACGATGAAAGATAGTATGGTTAATTATTGGTTAAATTATTTTCCGGAGTATAGTTTAGAAACGTTTGAAGTAGAATAGATATTAAGGATCTATCTTTCTCTTATTCCAAAGACTCAGCTCCTGTAATAGAAAATTTAAATTTGACTATTGAGTCAGGACAGAGAATTGCACTAGTCGGTCAACCGGGGTCAGGAAAAAGTACGTTATCAAAAATACCATCAGAATTATATAAGATTGATACAGGAAAAGTTTTATTTGATGGTGTAAATATTAATCAAATAGATAAAAAAATATTAAGTCAAAATTTAGGAGTAGTTCCACAGGATTCATTTTTATTGAACAGAAGTATTGCTTGATAATAAAACTTTAAAGCACGAAGTTACTTCACAAAAGATAGAGGAAGTTTGTAAAGCAGTTCAAGTCTATGATGAAATCATAGCTATGCCGATGAAATTTAATACTATCATCTCAGAGATGGGTTCAAATATTTCAGGTGGTCAAAGACAATGGATAGCACTGGCACGTGCATTAATAAATAATCTTAGTATTGTAATTTTAGATGAAGCAACTAGTACATTAGACACTATTAATGAGGAAAGAATAACAAAGTATATAAAAAGTCAGGGCTGTACTCAAATAATTGTAGCTCATAGATTGTCAACGATTAAGGATGCGAATATTATTTTTGTAATGAAAGGTGGTAAGATTGTTGAGTCAGGAAATCATAAGTACTTAATGGCTCTTGGTGGAGAGTACTACAGCTTATATACAAAAAGGAAATGAGGTGTACAGAAAATGAAGAAAGAAAATGAATATGTAATTTCAACAGCAGCCTTACTAGGGGTGATAATTGGAATAGTGTTTGCTATTTTTTTAGATTTTCCAGTTGAATATGGTATTTCTTTAGGATTGTTGAATGGAATAGTATTGGGTTCGCTGATTTCTTACAAAAACAATAAAAATTAAGCATAATTTTTTGCTGTAAACTAAGGAGTAGAGATGGCTATAGTTGAAATTATAAATCTAACAAAAAGCTTTAAAGATATTGAAGTTATTCATAACACTTAAATAATAGAGCGACTACATTAGTAGCTTAAAGACATGATTAAACCGCTATTCTTAGGAGTAGTGGTTTTTCTTTTTGTTTAAAAAGGGGCAAAAAAGGGGGCGAGTAAGTAATTTTCTAACTGTTTAACTCAACCAAAAAATCCCCAATCAAAGCGATTGAGGATTGAGCAAATAAATCTTAAACAATACCTTGTGCGATCATAGCATTTGCTACATTTTCAAAGGCAGCAATGTTTGCTCCTGCAAGGTAGTCTTTATCAAGACCGTATGTTTCTGAAGTTGTTTTAGCTGTGTTGAAGATGTTTGTCATGATGTCTTTGAGACGTCCATCAACTTCTTCACGAGTCCATGAGAGACGAAGACTGTTTTGGCTCATTTCAAGGGCTGAAACGGCTACACCACCAGCGTTGGCAGCTTTGGCAGGTCCATAGAAGATACCATTTTCTTTGTAAACTTTGATGGCATCAAGGTCGCTTGGCATGTTGGCACCTTCAGATACACAGATAACGCCTTGAGCAACCAAACGTTTAGCTGCTTCACCGTTGATTTCGTTTTGAGTCGCACATGGAAGAGCGATGTCATAGTTTCCAGCATAAGTCCATACAGAACCTTCGTGGTAGGTTGCAGTTGCTTTCTCAGCTGCATACTCAGTCAAACGAGCGCGACGTTTTTCTTTAACATCAACTAAAAGATCGAAGTCGATACCATTTTCATCGATGACATAACCATTTGAGTCAGATACAGAGATAACAGTTGCACCAAGTTCAGTCGCTTTTTGAAGAGCGTATTGAGCAACGTTACCAGAACCTGAAATGACCACTTTCTTACCAGCAAAGCTGTTACCGTTAGCTTTAAGCATTTCTTCAGTGTAGTAAACCAAACCGTAACCAGTTGCTTCTGGACGAATCAAACTACCACCAAATCCAAGAGGTTTACCAGTCAAGACACCAGCATCAAATTGGTTAAGACGCTTGTATTGACCATAAAGGTAACCAATCTCACGTCCACCAACACCGATATCACCAGCAGGTACGTCAAGTGATGGGCCGATGTATTTTTGCAATTCAGTCATGAAGCTTTGGCAGAAGCGCATCACTTCAGCATCTGTTTTACCTTTAGGATCGAAGTCTGATCCACCTTTACCTCCACCGATAGGAAGTCCAGTCAAGACGTTTTTAAAGATTTGTTCAAATCCGAGGAATTTCAAAATCCCTTGGTTTACAGTTGGGTGGAAACGAAGTCCGCCTTTGTATGGTCCAACAGCTGAGTTGAATTGAACACGGTAGCCGCGGTTTACTTGAACTTTTCCATCACGGTCAACCCAAGGAACACGGAAAGAAATCACGCGCTCTGGTTCAGTAATACGTGCCAAGATATTTTCTTCGATATACTCAGGGTGTTTTTCAAATACAGGTTCCAAAGTGTTGAAAAATTCTTCAACAGCTTGGAGGAACTCAGCCTCGTGCCCGTTACGAGCTTTTACAGTTTCAAACACGCTTTGGATATATTCTTTAGCAGATGTCATATCGTTCTCCTTAAATTCTAATTTAATTATGTGAGTCATTATAGCAGAATTTTTTTTTACTGTAAAGAAAAAAACAGAAATTTTCTAAAAATTCTATCAATTTAGTTTTGACATTTAGTTTTGAGGCTTTTTGGAAATAGATAAAAAACGAACGTTTTTCTTATAAATGCCTTTCTTAAAGAGAAAATCTGAAAATGTGGTATAATATTAGCAATAAAAGGAATCTGGAGGATCAGAATCATGGTATCAACGAAAACGCAAATTGCTGGTTTTGAGTTTGACAATTGTTTGATGAATGCGGCAGGTGTGGCTTGTATGACGATAGCAGAGTTAGAAGGCGTTAAAAACTCAGCAGCAGGAACCTTTGTCACGAAGACAGCGACCTTGGACTTTCGTCAGGGAAATCCTGAGCCACGCTATCAAGATGTTCCACTTGGTTCCATCAACTCTATGGGCTTGCCAAATAATGGCTTAGATTATTACCTAAACTATCTTCTGGAATTACAAGAAAAGGAACCGAATCGTACCTTCTTTCTATCCTTAGTTGGAATGTCTCCAGAGGAAACCCATACTATCTTGAAAAAAGTCCAAGAGAGTGAGTTTCGTGGTCTGACTGAGCTAAATCTTTCCTGTCCAAATGTTCCAGGTAAACCTCAGATTGCCTATGATTTTGAGACAACTGACCGAATTTTGGCAGAAGTATTTGCCTACTTTACCAAACCTCTTGGGATTAAATTACCACCTTATTTTGACATTGTTCACTTTGACCAAGCGGCAGCTATTTTCAATAAATATCCGCTCAAGTTTGTCAACTGTGTTAACTCGATTGGGAACGGCCTTTATATAGAAGATGAATCTGTCGTTATTCGACCTAAGAATGGTTTTGGTGGGATTGGTGGGGAGTACATCAAACCGACTGCTCTAGCCAATGTTCATGCTTTTTATCAACGTCTCAATCCTCAAATCCAAATCATTGGAACAGGTGGTGTTCTGACTGGTCGAGATGCTTTTGAACACATCCTCTGTGGTGCTAGTATGGTACAGGTGGGAACCACCCTTCACAAAGAAGGTGTTGGTGCCTTCGAACGTATTACCAATGAACTGAAAGCAATCATGTCGGAAAAAGGGTATGAGAGCTTAGAAGATTTCCGTGGGAAATTGCGCTACATTGACTAAATTAAATCGAAAAATCAGAAGAAAGGAGAGAAGATGCTAGCTATTGAAGAAAGCCAGAAGTTGACTTTATCAAATTTACCTAGTCTGAGCCTATTTACAGGGACAGACCAGGGTCAGTTTGAAGTGATGAAGAGTCAAGTGTTGAAACAGATTGGCTATGATTCTGCTGACCTCAACTTTGCCTACTTTGATATGAAAGAAGTGGTTTATAAGGATGTAGAACTGGAGTTGGTCAGCCTTCCTTTCTTTGCGGATGAGAAAATCGTGATATTAGACCATTTTGTCGATATCACAACAGCCAAGAAACGCTTTTTAACAGATGCTGAGCTCAAGTCGTTTGAGGAATACCTTGACAATCCTTCACCAATAACTAAGTTGTTAATCTTTGCAGAAGGAAAGCTGGATAGTAAAAGACGGTTGGTTAAATTACTGAAGCGTGATGCCAAGGTCTTTGATGCAGTAGAAGCCAAAGAACAAGAATTGCGCCAGTATTTTCAAAAGTGGAGTCAGAAACAAGGTCTGCAGTTTGCCAATCATTCTTTTGAAAATCTCCTCATCAAGTCTGGTTTCCAATTTAGCGAAATCCAGAAAAATCTCCTCTTTTTACAGTCCTATAAAGAAGACTCTGTTATCGAGGAAGAGGATATTGTTAACGCAATTCCCAAGACCTTGCAGGACAATATTTTTGATTTAACTCAGTTTATTCTGACTAAAAAGATGGACCAGGCGCGAGATTTGGTTAGAGACTTGACATTGCAAGGGGAAGATGAAATTAAACTGATTGCAGTCATGCTAGGACAATTTCGGACTTTTACTCAGGTGAAAATTTTGGCGGAGTCTGGGCAAACAGAATCGCAGATTGCAAGTAGTTTAGGTAGTTTTCTCGGACGCAATCCAAATCCCTATCAGATTAAGTTTGCGCTTAGGGATTCGCGAGGACTTTCCTTGAGCTTTTTGAAGCAAGCTATTTCCTATTTGATTGAGACAGACTATCAGATTAAGACAGGTCTTTATGAAAAAGGTTTCCTTTTGAAAAAGGCACTCTTACAGATTGCTAGTCAGGTTAATTGACATTTTTTTGAAACTATAACCCGCGTCAGGATTATCTTGTCGTGGGTTTCTTGCTGATTTGCTTATTTTATACTCAATGAAAATCAAAGAGCAAACTAGGAAACTAGCCGTAGGTTGCTCAAAGCACTGCTTTGAGGTTGTAAATAAGGCTGACGAAGTCAGCTCAAAACATGTTTTTGAGGTTGCGGATGAAACTGACGAAGTCAGTAATTATATCTACGGCAAGGCGACGTTGACGCGGTTTGAAGAGATTTTCGAAGAGTATTATTAGAAAGTATCTCAGTGATTTCCTCATCTATAAGCAAAAAACTTGAAAAAAGTGAATGTTTGCGTTATCATTTTCATATAGAAAGAAAAAGAGGTATTACAGATGGCTATTATCTTACCAGATCTTCCATATGCATACGACGCTTTGGAACCATACATCGATGCGGAAACAATGCACTTGCACCATGACAAACACCATCAAACTTATGTCAACAATGCCAATGCAGCTCTAGAAAAACACCCTGAAATCGGTGAAGATCTTGAAGCCTTGCTTGCTGATGTAGAATCTATTCCAGCTGATATCCGTCAAGCACTTATTAACAACGGCGGTGGACACTTGAACCACGCTCTTTTCTGGGAATTGATGACTCCTGAGAAAACAGCTCCATCAGCAGAACTTGCAGCAGCAATCGATGCAACATTTGGTTCATTTGAAGAATTCCAAGCAGCCTTCACTGCAGCAGCAACAACTCGTTTCGGTTCTGGCTGGGCATGGTTGGTTGTCAACAAAGAAGGTAAACTTGAAGTGACTTCAACAGCAAACCAAGACACACCAATCTCAGAAGGTAAAAAACCAATCTTGGGCTTGGACGTTTGGGAACATGCTTACTACGTGAAATACCGCAACGTGCGTCCTGACTACATCAAAGCTTTCTTCTCAGTGATCAACTGGAACAAAGTAGATGAATTGTACGCAGCTGCTAAATAATGATATGATATATGGAGGGAAGAATTGTTCTTCTCTTTTTAAGGTTATATTATTTTGGTCTGACAAAATCGTCAGACTTTTTTCATTTTTATGAGAAACGTGCTAACTGCTAGAAATTATGGTAGAATAAAGTATTAAGTAATCGTGGAAAAAGGATATCTATGCGAAAAGAAATTGCACCTGAATTATACAACTATAACAAGTTTCCTGGTCCTGAGTTCCATTTACATGGGGACAAGGTTGAAACGGAAGGGATAGCTTTTTCCTTGGTGGAAAATATCAAGGATGCCTTTGATGTGACGGCTTTTAATCAGCGTTTTTCAGAAGTCTTAACCAAGTTTGATT from Streptococcus mitis NCTC 12261 harbors:
- a CDS encoding ATP-binding cassette domain-containing protein: MTIESGQRIALVGQPGSGKSTLSKIPSELYKIDTGKVLFDGVNINQIDKKILSQNLGVVPQDSFLLNRSIA
- the holA gene encoding DNA polymerase III subunit delta — its product is MLAIEESQKLTLSNLPSLSLFTGTDQGQFEVMKSQVLKQIGYDSADLNFAYFDMKEVVYKDVELELVSLPFFADEKIVILDHFVDITTAKKRFLTDAELKSFEEYLDNPSPITKLLIFAEGKLDSKRRLVKLLKRDAKVFDAVEAKEQELRQYFQKWSQKQGLQFANHSFENLLIKSGFQFSEIQKNLLFLQSYKEDSVIEEEDIVNAIPKTLQDNIFDLTQFILTKKMDQARDLVRDLTLQGEDEIKLIAVMLGQFRTFTQVKILAESGQTESQIASSLGSFLGRNPNPYQIKFALRDSRGLSLSFLKQAISYLIETDYQIKTGLYEKGFLLKKALLQIASQVN
- the sodA gene encoding superoxide dismutase SodA, with protein sequence MAIILPDLPYAYDALEPYIDAETMHLHHDKHHQTYVNNANAALEKHPEIGEDLEALLADVESIPADIRQALINNGGGHLNHALFWELMTPEKTAPSAELAAAIDATFGSFEEFQAAFTAAATTRFGSGWAWLVVNKEGKLEVTSTANQDTPISEGKKPILGLDVWEHAYYVKYRNVRPDYIKAFFSVINWNKVDELYAAAK
- a CDS encoding ATP-binding cassette domain-containing protein, producing MLDNKTLKHEVTSQKIEEVCKAVQVYDEIIAMPMKFNTIISEMGSNISGGQRQWIALARALINNLSIVILDEATSTLDTINEERITKYIKSQGCTQIIVAHRLSTIKDANIIFVMKGGKIVESGNHKYLMALGGEYYSLYTKRK
- a CDS encoding dihydroorotate oxidase → MVSTKTQIAGFEFDNCLMNAAGVACMTIAELEGVKNSAAGTFVTKTATLDFRQGNPEPRYQDVPLGSINSMGLPNNGLDYYLNYLLELQEKEPNRTFFLSLVGMSPEETHTILKKVQESEFRGLTELNLSCPNVPGKPQIAYDFETTDRILAEVFAYFTKPLGIKLPPYFDIVHFDQAAAIFNKYPLKFVNCVNSIGNGLYIEDESVVIRPKNGFGGIGGEYIKPTALANVHAFYQRLNPQIQIIGTGGVLTGRDAFEHILCGASMVQVGTTLHKEGVGAFERITNELKAIMSEKGYESLEDFRGKLRYID
- the gdhA gene encoding NADP-specific glutamate dehydrogenase; its protein translation is MTSAKEYIQSVFETVKARNGHEAEFLQAVEEFFNTLEPVFEKHPEYIEENILARITEPERVISFRVPWVDRDGKVQVNRGYRVQFNSAVGPYKGGLRFHPTVNQGILKFLGFEQIFKNVLTGLPIGGGKGGSDFDPKGKTDAEVMRFCQSFMTELQKYIGPSLDVPAGDIGVGGREIGYLYGQYKRLNQFDAGVLTGKPLGFGGSLIRPEATGYGLVYYTEEMLKANGNSFAGKKVVISGSGNVAQYALQKATELGATVISVSDSNGYVIDENGIDFDLLVDVKEKRRARLTEYAAEKATATYHEGSVWTYAGNYDIALPCATQNEINGEAAKRLVAQGVICVSEGANMPSDLDAIKVYKENGIFYGPAKAANAGGVAVSALEMSQNSLRLSWTREEVDGRLKDIMTNIFNTAKTTSETYGLDKDYLAGANIAAFENVANAMIAQGIV